The genome window GCTTTCTTGTATTCAGTGGTGCTTCATGGCTGAAGCGTTTCTGGATACCGTCGTCGGAGAAGGCCGAACAAGAAGCAGCCGCTCAGGACCGAATGACGTCAGGGCCGGGTTACCAGATGTGACCGGATCACTAATGGATGCCGTGCACATTCCTCTAGCTTGCTCTTTCCTACTCTTCACACTTCTCAACCACCCACCATGCCCGAAATCAAGACTATTGCCAGAAACTTGACGTTCACCGAGTGCCCACGCTGGCACGGCGGCCGCTGGTGGTTCTCCGACTTCTACACCCACGCAATCTACAGCATGAAGTCGGACGGTTCGGACCTgcagaaggaggtggacgTCCCCGGCCAGCCCTCGGGGCTCGGATGGCTTCCCGACGGCCACCTGATCTTCGTCTCGATGAAGGACCGCAAGGTCATGGTCCGCGCCGCGGACGGCACTCTCTCGGTCCACGCCGACGTATCTTCACACGTGACAGGCCTCCCGAACGACATGGTAGTTGGCACCGACGGCGTGGCCTATCTCGGCAATTTCGGCTTTGACTTAATGGGTGGTGACCCCCCCGGCCCCGCCAACCTCCTTCGCATCGCCCTCGATGGAACGGTCACGATCGCAGCCGAGGGTCTCCACTTCCCTAACGGCAGCGTCATTACTCCCAGCAACACGCTAATCGTCGACGAGACTTTCGGCAACCGCGTCTCGGCATTCGACATCACGCCGACTGGTCTGGGCCCACGGCGCGACTGGGCCGTCTTCGGTCCTCTTCCCCAGACGGCGGAGGATAGGGCGTTCGCGCCCGACGGGTGTGggctcgatgccgagggcgcgctGTGGATCGCCGATGCGAGGGGCGGCCGCGTCTGCCGCGTCAAAGAGGGCGGGGAGATCGTCCAGACTGTCGAGCCGGGGACTGGTGTGTTTGCCTGCATGCTTGGCGGGGAGGATGGGCGCGACCTCATCATGTGCTGCGCCCCTGACTTCCTCGAACATaagcgccgcgccgctAAGGAGGCCGAGTTGCGGGTTGTGCGTGTCGATGTTCCGCGGGCTGGGTTGCCGTAGGGTAGATTTGGGGGATAGATGTCGAGTCCTGTTTGGGTACGCGTCATGTTTCTGTCTCGCGAACTACTTTcagctcatcgacgacTGAGAGCTCACCAACCACTGACAGCTCATCGAATACGGACCATTACCAGCTTCAGGTGAACTCCAATCAAATGAGCGCCCACTGACTTTCAAGTGTCGTTTCCTAGTTGGTTCTCCAGCCTCTTCGCGAAACTTCGAAGCCTACATACGCCCAATAGTGACGGGGGAGGCCTTCAAGGGCGAGTAGTAAACGGTTCTACTCCTTATCTACTAGCGGCGACTTGGGCGTCAGGTTTGCGAAGCGTTTCGTCGTCCATCCCGGGTCGTGTTTATTCCCAAATCGCCACAAATTGTCGGAAACTGACTCTACAGTTGTCAGGTAACCTTCACCTCCATAGTAGTGTTGCTTCCGTCATCTCCACTTCGAGACGCTCCGTCCTCATGGCACAGGCCTCCGCGCCTAGACCTATAAGTACCTAGCCTGTTACACTGTTCCATGCATCTACACTTAACTCCTCAACCGTAGGGCTGCAGCTTAGTCACTTTCCAGCACCTAGAGGACCTCTAGCATCGATCTAGAGGCCTCAAGTTCCAACACAAATCACCAGGCGAAGTGGCGGAGTGGTTAACGCGATTGACTCGAACGTGTTCAACGACACAGCGATCAATTTCCTTTGGGAGCGCCTGTTCGAATCAGGTCTTCGTCGATACAGATGCGACGCGTCTCTTTTTCATATAGGTTGTTGAATGCTGAGTTGTGCAGAGTTAATCCCAAGATAGGGAGAACAGATGATGTTCTGAGAGCGCCCTGCACAAAAGCTGAGCGAGGAGTGTGGAGACAACAGGACCGCTTGATAtcgcccttgccctcgcAATACCGGATACCCTCTGCAGGTAATCATCCGGATACCGTCACCGCGTCTGCTGCAGTCCTCGTTGTATTGTTGAGCGGAATTGCAGTCAAATACGTTCGGGTGGGGTTCAGATGTTGTATTCAGGACAAGATTAAAAGTCAATTTTCGCTCCAGTGGTCATGTTGCCTTGTGATATCCGGTACGTTGTACGCGCCCATTAGCGTAAATTGAGCGGTAATCAACTGGAACTAAGCGTGCCGGTCGACTGGTATCGGCTGGTTCGCCCCCGCATAGGTCCATTCAGTGGGCAAACGACGCGCATACTCCCTGCCCGCGGAGTGGGGACGGTGCGAGTGTCAATACCAATGAGCTTGCACGTCACTCTTCGCACGCCATCGTCATTCCTCGCCTCCGTACCTGCTGCTTCCTCTTGCTTTCCACCTGGCGGAGCTCTGAGCGACGATCTCGCGATGGGTGGGCCGAATCGTCACGTGCCCCTATCTCAGGACCTGGCCGCCGAACACCTTCGTATGCGACGTGCCGAGTCCAATTGTGATTTTCGACATTCTGACGGAGGTGATATGAGGTAGACGATATGCTGCTTCGCATATTACAGAGTACGGTTTAGTGCCACATTCATGGTTTAGTGCCACGTTCATGATGAGGTCCCGACTGAAACAACAACTTGGATAATGGCAAACCACTCCAGAACTTCATCACCGACGCAGCTACAGATTGATTGGAGGTCGTAGCTACGCCGATCCTCCTGCGAGCGAGAGTGCGGCATTAGAG of Cutaneotrichosporon cavernicola HIS019 DNA, chromosome: 4 contains these proteins:
- a CDS encoding uncharacterized protein (SMP-30/Gluconolaconase/LRE-like region) produces the protein MPEIKTIARNLTFTECPRWHGGRWWFSDFYTHAIYSMKSDGSDLQKEVDVPGQPSGLGWLPDGHLIFVSMKDRKVMVRAADGTLSVHADVSSHVTGLPNDMVVGTDGVAYLGNFGFDLMGGDPPGPANLLRIALDGTVTIAAEGLHFPNGSVITPSNTLIVDETFGNRVSAFDITPTGLGPRRDWAVFGPLPQTAEDRAFAPDGCGLDAEGALWIADARGGRVCRVKEGGEIVQTVEPGTGVFACMLGGEDGRDLIMCCAPDFLEHKRRAAKEAELRVVRVDVPRAGLP